The sequence TCCACCTCATTGTCGCTGAGGGTGGAGGCACCGGTGATCGAGATGCTCTGCTCCTTGCCGCTGCCCTTGTCCTTGGCGGTCACGCTGAGGATGCCGTTGGCGTCGATGTCGAAGGTCACTTCGATCTGGGGCACGCCGCGGGGGGCGGGGGGGATGCCGTCGAGACGGAAGGTGCCGAGCGACTTGTTGTCGCTGGCCATCTCGCGCTCACCCTGCAGCACGTGGATCTCCACGTTGGTCTGGCCGTCCACCGCGGTGGAGTACACCTCCGACTTCTTGGTGGGAACGGTGGTGTTGCGGGTGATCATCTTGGTCATCACCCCGCCGAGGGTCTCCACCCCGAGGGAGAGCGGGGTGACATCCAGCAGCAGGATGTCCTTCACCTCACCGGCGAGCACACCGCCCTGGATCGCAGCACCCACGGCCACCACCTCATCCGGGTTCACCGTCTGGTTGGGGGCCTTGCCGGTAACGCGCTTGACCAGCTCAAGCACGGCGGGGATGCGGGTGGACCCCCCCACCATCACCACCTCGTCGAGCTCGCTGCTGGAGAGCTTGGCGTCCTTGAGGGCCTGCTCCACCGGCACGCGGCAACGGTCGATCAGCTTGGAGGCCAGCTCCTCGAACTTGGCCCGGGTGAGGGTGAGATCGAGGTGCTTGGGGCCCTCGGGAGTGGCCGTGATGAAGGGCAGGTTGATCTCGCTCTGGGTGGCGCTGGAGAGCTCGATCTTGGCCTTCTCGGCCGCTTCGGTGAGGCGCTGCAGCGCCTGTTTGTCCTGGCGCAGGTCGATGCCTTCGTTGCTCTTGAAGCTGGAAGCCAGGTAATCGACGATCACCTTGTCGAAGTCATCGCCGCCCAGGTGGGTGTCACCGCTGGTGGAGAGCACCTCAAACACGCCATCACCCACCTCCAGCACCGACACGTCGAAGGTGCCGCCACCGAGGTCGAACACCAGGATGCGCTCATTGCTCTTCTTGTCGAGGCCGTAGGCCAGCGCCGCCGCCGTGGGCTCGTTGATGATCCGCAGCACTTCCAGGCCGGCGATCTTGCCGGCGTCCTTGGTGGCCTGGCGCTGGGAATCGTTGAAGTAGGCGGGCACGGTGATCACCGCCTGGGTGACCGTTTCACCGAGGTACTTGCCGGCGTCTTCTGCCAGCTTGCGCAGCACCTGGGCGCTCACCTCCTCCGGGGCGAACTGCTTGTTGAGCACCGGGCACTTCACCTTCACGTTGGAGCCGGCCTTCTCCACGCCATAGCTCACTTCTTTCGACTCTTCATTCACCTCATCCACCCGGCGGCCGATGAAGCGCTTCACCGAATAGAAGGTGTTTTCAGGGTTCATCACCGCCTGGCGCTTGGCGATCTGCCCCACCAGCTGGTCCTGGTTCTTGGTGTACGCCACCACCGAAGGGGTGGTGCGGAAGCCCTCCGCATTGGCGATCACCGTGGGCTTGCCGCCCTCCATCACGGCGACGCAGCTGTTTGTGGTGCCGAGGTCAATACCAACAACCTTTCCCATGAATGTCCACCTCCTCAGTGGTTCGTTGTGCGTTCATGCATCCTCATCAGAGGGGACGGTGACAGGCGAGGTGTGGTTCCCGAACAGGCGCTTACGGTTTTGGGGCCGCCCCTGCCGCCCAAGCCCGTGATGGCCCCGCCGATCTCCGCGTCCACGGCCCTGGTGGGGGTGCTGGGCGATCCGGTGCGGCACTCGCTCTCGCCGGCGATGCACAACGCCGCCCTGGCCGCCCTGGGGCTCGACTGGATCTACCTGGCCCTGCCCACCCCGGCCGAGAGCCTGGCCGCCGTGGTCGGCGCCCTGGAGGCCCTCGACTGCCGCGGCCTCAACGTGACCCTGCCCCACAAGCAGGCCGTGGCACCGCTCTGCGCCGAACTCAGCCCCCTGGCCGCCAGGGTGGGGGCCGTGAACACCCTGGTGCGCCGCAGCCAGGGGGGCTGGCTGGGCACCAACACCGATGTGGAGGGCTTCCTGGCGCCGCTGCGGCAGGCCGGCAGCTGGCAGGGCAGCGGGGCGCTGGTGCTGGGCTGCGGCGGCAGCGCCCGGGCCGTGGTGGCGGGCCTGGTGGAGCTCGGCTGCGCCTCGATCCAGGTGGTGGGCCGCCGTGCCGCGGGGCGGCAGGCCTTGCTGGAGGCCTGCCGCAGCTGGGCACCCCAGCTCGGAGGGAGCAGCTGGGAGGAGCTGCCGGCCCTGCTGCCGGCCAGCCAGCTGGTGGTGAACACCACGCCGGTGGGCATGGCCTCGCCCGGCCAGCCAGCCGCCGCCCTGGCCTGCCCGCTGGAGGCCGCAGCCCTCGCTGGCCTGGGCAGCGGCTGTTGGGTCTACGACCTGATCTACACGCCCCGCCCCAGCGCCCTGCTGCGGGCCGCCGCCGAACGCGGCTGCCATGGCATCGATGGGCTGGAGATGCTGGTGCAGCAGGGGGCGGAGGCGCTGCGGCTGTGGAGCGGCCGCGAGGCGGTGCCGGTGGAGGCAATGCGCGCCGCGGCGGAACGCGCCCTGGCCCGCACTCCCTAGCCTGCGCTGATCCGTTGTGCGTTCCACCATGCAAGGCGCCCCGCTGTGGCAGCGACTGCTGGCCGCCCTGGCCTATCTCCTGCCCTGGGCAGATGCCTTGCCATTCGGGCGCAGCCTCTTCGCCATGTTTCCGCTGCTGCAGTGGCTCGCTGCGCCGGCCCTGCCGGTGGCCCTGCTGCAGCAGGCGGTGCCCTTCGGCGGCTTCCTGGTGTTCCTGGTGCTGTTCCTGGCGGTGGTGCGCAACCAGCGTGTGCCCTACCTGATCCGCTTCAGCGTGCTGCAGGCCATTCTGATCGACATCGTGCTGGTGCTGGTGTCGCTGGTGTTCAGCATCCTGCTGGCGCCCCTGGGGGCTGGCTTCGCCCTGCGCACCCTCAGCAACACGGTGTTCCTGGGGGCCCTGGTGCTGGTGGCCTTCGGGATCGTGCAGAGCCTGCGGGGCGAGGAGGCCGACCTGCCCGCCGTGTCAGCCGCCGTGCGTATGCAGCTCTACTGAGTGGGCCCTGCGGCTGCGCTGATAGGTTGGGCAGTCCGTCGCTGATGGCCTCTCGCCATCGGCCACCGCCCTCCTCCTGCCCCGCGCGGCTTTCCCGACACGGCGACCCCATGACGCAGCCTTATTACGAAACGATGTACATCCTTCGTCCGGACATCCCGGAGGAAGAGGTGGAGAGCCACATCACCAAATACCGCGATCTGGTCGTGGAGGCCGGCGCTGAGGTGCTCGACTGCCAGATGCGTGGCAAGCGCCGCCTGGCCTACACGATCAACAAGCACCGCGAAGGGGTCTACGTCCAGCTGAACCACAACGGTGACGGCCAGCAGGTTGCCCTGCTGGAGCGTGCCATGCGCCTCTCAGAAGATGTGATCCGCTACCTCACCGTCAAGCAGGACGGCCCCATGCCGGCTCCCCGGGTCGCGCCCGGTGCCGCCAGCGAGGGCTCCCCTCAGCCGGTCTCGGCCTGAGCCAGTTCCCACCGTCTCCTCAGCCCGGGTGCGCTGAACAGTGCACCCACGGATCGCGACAATGGGTCAAGGAAAATCCCCCCAGCCTCACAACAAAGCTGCCCAGGCTGACCAGCTCAACCAGAGGTTGAGCTCTTTGCAGCAGCAGCTCGATGCCATCAGGGAGCAGCTGGACGCCCATCGAGGCCTGCTTGAGAGCCTGCCGGAAATCTTCGAGCAGCGCTTTGAACAGCGGCTGAAGCCGATGCTGGGTCACCGCGAACGGCTGCTGGCTGAAAACACGCTGCTGCGGCAGCAGCAGCTGCAGGCACCTGCCCCCCCCGATGCCGAAGCCCCGGCTCTGGCCCCGCTGGAGGCCGCTCCGCCGGCCCGAGAGGGTCTCGGCGGGGCTCTGCGCCACGCCCTCGGGCTGGGCCCTGCCCCCCCCTGAGCCTGGGGCCGCTGACCTGCAGCCAGGTCGGCGCTCGTCAGGGGCTGGTCCTGTGACGGGCGGCCCAGAGCCTGGTGGGCAGACCCCACACGTAGATGAACCCCTCGGCAGCCCGGTGATCGAACAGGTCTTCGGCGCCATAGGTGGCCATGTCCGGCACGTAGAGGCTGTCGTTGGCGCTGCTGCGCCCCACGACGATCGCATTGCCCTTGTGCAGCCTCACCCGCACGGAGCCGTTCACCCCCCGCTGCGTGCGCTCGAAGAAGCCATCGAGGGCGTCCTTGAGCGGGCCGAACCAGAGGCCCTGATACACCAGATCGGCCCACTGCTGCTCCAGCTGACGCTTGGTGCGCAGCACGTCGGCCGCCAGAGTGAGGCTCTCGAGCTCCTGGTGGGCGCGGATCAGCAGCAGCAATCCAGGGGTTTCGTAGATCTCGCGGCTCTTGATGCCCACCACCCGGTTCTCCATGATGTCCAGCCGCCCGAAGCCATGCAGGCCGGCCAGGGCATTGGCGCGGCGGATCAGGCTCACCGGGTCGAGCCGTTCGCCGTCGATCGCCACGGCGTCACCGTGCTCGAAGTCCACCGTGATCGTCTGGGGCTCCGCCGGGGCGTCCTGCACCGAGCGGGTCATGGAGAACACCTCCTCGGGGGGCTCCACGGCCGGATCCTCGAGGGGGCCCGCCTCGATCGAGCGACCCAGCAGGTTGAGGTCGATCGAGTAGGGGGAGCCCTTGCTCACCGGCGAGGGGATGCCACAGCGCTCGCCGTAGGCAATGGTCTGCTCGCGGCTCATGCCCCACTCCCGCGCCGGGGTGAGCACCTTGAGGTCGGGGGCCAGGGCACCGATGGCCACATCGAAGCGCACCTGATCGTTGCCCTTGCCGGTGCAGCCGTGGGCCACCGCGTCAGCGCCCAGCTCCCGGGCGATCTCCACCAGCCGGCGGGCGATCAGCGGCCGTGCCAACGCCGTGGACAGCGGGTAGCGGCCTTCGTAGAGGGCATTGGCCCGAATCGCTGGAAAGGCGAACTCACGGATGAAGGGCTCAATCAGATCGCCCACCAGCGACTGGGCCGCGCCGGCAGCGAGGGCCTTGCGGCGGATCGGCTCCAGCTCGTCACCCTGGCCCAGGTCGGCAGCGAAGGTGATCACCTCCTCCACGCCCCACTCCTTCATCAGGTAGGGGATGCAGACGCTGGTGTCCACCCCGCCGGAATACGCCAGTACAGCCTTCTTGGCCCGGCCCATCAACAGCGCTCCATGTGCTCAGTCGCCCGATTCTCCACCGTGGTCTGCCTGGGTGCCCAGTGCAGGCTCAGCGGGGAGTCGCCAGCGCAGCAGCAGCCAGAGCCCCACCAGCAGGGGCAGACCCAGCAGCAGCAGGGTGACCAGGGCGGGATCCACCGGCAGGGGACGGGGCCAGCGCTCGCCGGCAGCACTCAGGCCCGCGCTCACGGCCAGGGCGAGGGCCCACAGGCGCAGCACCGAGCGGAACGGGCCGGGGGCAACAGGGGCCGGGACTGGCATGGAGTGTTGCTGGCAAGCCCAGCGGCTAAGGTAATGGATTGGCCTACTGCAGGCCTGCGGCAGCTCCAGGGCCGCCGCCATCCTCCGGACGCCTGATTGCATGAGCACGCTCTCCCCTTCCAGCCTCAGCCGTCTCGACAGCATCAACCCCTCGCTCACCCGCTACGGCCGCCAGGAGCTGGCGCCGGTGCTGCCCCTGCGCGATGAGCCCGATCTGCTGAGCTGGCTGGAATCCAGTGGCCGCCTGGTGGCGGACGAGGAAACCGCCTCCACCGATGTGAGCACCGTGGAGGAAGAGGAGCTCTCGGCGCTGATGGGCGAGAAGGAGGAGTACAACCAGGCCGACGAGCAGCAGGACGAAGCCTGGGAAGACTGACGTCAGGTCGTCAGGGACACTGGGGCGACCATTGCCGGTGACAGTGACCCCTACCGCTCCTCCCCGCTCCGGCAGCAGCCAGCGGGCGGCTGTGCTGCTCGGCCTGCTGTTGCTGGCTGCCTGCCTGGCGAGCGATCGCTTCATCGCCAACTCGATGCTCACGGCTCCGCTGCTGCTGGCGGCCCTGGTCGCGGCGCTCGTCACGGCATGGGGGGTGCCCAGGCTGAAGCGCCTCAAGATGGGGCAGGTGATCCGGGAGGACGGCCCCCAGGCCCACCTGACCAAGGCCGGCACCCCCACCATGGGGGGCCTGCTGGTGGTGCCGGTGGGGGTGATCGTGGGGGGGCTGATCAGCCCTGCCGATCCGCGCCTGCTGGCCGTGGCGGCGATCACCCTGGCCTACATGGCGATCGGCGCGGTCGACGACTGGCGCAGCCTCACCCGCCGCACCAACACCGGGCTCAAGCCCCGGGGGAAGCTGCTGCTCCAGGCGGGGGCGGCCGTGCTGTTCCTGCTCTGGACCTGGCAGGGCCAGTGGCTGGGTGGCCCTGAGCCGATCAGCGTGGCCCTGCCCCTGGGCTGGCTGTTGCCCCTGGGGCTGCTGATCTGGCCTCTGGGCCTGTTCGTGTTCCTGGCCGAGAGCAACGCCACGAACCTCACCGATGGCCTCGACGGCCTGGCGGCCGGCTGCGGCGCAGTGGTGTTCACCGGCCTGGGGCTGCAGCTGATGCTGCGCGGCCACGAGGGGGATCCAGCGCTGGCGGCCTTCTGCGTGGCCATGGCCGGCTGCTGGCTCGGCTTCCTCGCCCACAACCGCCACCCGGCCAGGCTGTTCATGGGCGACACCGGCTCCCTGGCCATGGGGGCGGCCCTCAGCGCCGTCGCCCTGCTCAGCAACAGTCTCTGGCCCCTGCTGCTGATGGGAGGGGTGTTTCTGGCGGAATCGCTCTCGGTGATCGCCCAGGTGTGGGTGTTCAAGGCCACCAAGCGTGCCGATGGCCAGGGTCGACGCCTGTTGCGCATGGCTCCCCTGCACCACCACTTCGAGCTGGGCGGGCTGGGGGAAGAGCAGGTGGTGATCCGTTTCTGGGGCGCGAGCCTGCTACTGGTGGTCTTGGGCCTGGTGCTGCTGCCCTGACCCCGCTGAATGCCGCTGTTTCCCGGGCGTCCGTCGCATGGCCTATTTCATCTGGAACGAGAGTGGTCTGACCGCGGACTGCGCCAGCCTCGAAGCGATGGCCGCCCGCTTCGAGGAGGCCGCCCTGCTGATGCGACGCATGGCCCGCGAAGGCTTCTGCCTCCAGCTCGGGCCGGAAGGCCAGAGGATCACCCACAGCGATCCGGCCGTGTTTGAGGCCTATGGCTTCGTGAGCGAGGAGCCGGCCGTGCGCCAGCTTGCCCTCTGGAGCGGCGAGGAGGCCGCTGGCGACGACGCCTGAGCCACAGCCATTCAGCGGCTGCGCAGGTAGCCCAGCACCCACACCACCACGAAGGCCAGGGAGGACAGGCCCAGATAGAGCAGGGCACCGTTCTGGAAGGTGGTGATGTCCCAGCCGAACACCAGTCCATCAGCCGTGTCGGCCGCCGTGCTGAATCCGATCAGGCTGCCCATGGCTCCCTGCCGCTGATGGTGCTCTCTCTAGCAGGGTGGGGGCGGCAGCCGGGTAAGGGAGGATCGGCACCAGCCCACACCGCAGGATCATGACCAGCTCTTTCCCCCGCACGGTGCTGCTGCTCGGCAGTGGTGAACTGGGCAAGGAGGTGGCGATCGCGGCCCAGCGCCTGGGCTGCCGCGTGGTGGCGGTGGACCGCTATCCCGGCGCCCCGGCGATGCAGGTGGCCGACCACGCCGAGGTGGTGGCGATGACAGACGCCGATGCCCTGCGCCGGGTGGTGCGCGCCCACCGGCCGGATCTGGTGATCCCGGAAATCGAGGCCCTGGCGGTGGACGCCCTGGCGGAGCTGGAGGCCGAGGGCATCACCGTGATTCCCACGGCCAGGGCCACGGCCATGACCATGAACCGCGACCGGATTCGCGATCTGGCCGCCACGCAGCTGGGGCTGCGCACGGCCCGCTTCGCCTACGCCGAGAGCGCCGAGGAGCTGGCCGCCGCCGCCGAGCCGCTCGGCTGGCCCGTGGTGGTGAAGCCGGTGATGAGCTCCTCCGGCAAGGGGCAGAGCGTGGTGCGAGAGCCAGAGCAGATCGCGGCGGCCTGGGACGCCGCCCAGGCCGGCGCACGCGGCACGGGCACCAGGGTGATCGTGGAGGAGTTTCTCCACTTCGAGCTGGAGATCACCCTGCTCACCGTGAAGCAGTGGCAGGGTCCCACCCTGTTCTGCCCTCCGATCGGTCACATCCAGGAACGGGGCGACTATCAGTGCAGCTGGCAGCCCGCGGCCATCGGCGCAGGCGCCCTGGCCCAGGCGACGGCCATGGCCCAGCGGGTCACCGACAACCTGGGGGGAGCGGGGCTGTTCGGGGTGGAGTTCTTTCTCTGCCGCCGGGCGGACGGGAACGGCAACGCAGAGCTGGAGGTTGTGTTCTCCGAGCTGTCCCCCCGCCCCCATGACACCGGCCTGGTGACCCTGATCGGACAGAACCTGAGTGAATTCGAGCTGCACCTGCGGGCCGTGCTGGGGCTGCCGATCCCAGCGATCGAGAGCCTGGGGCCCGCGGCCAGCCGGGTGATCCTGGCGGATCGCGACCTGGAGGCCGTGGCTTACACCGGAGTGGCGCAAGCCCTGGTGGAGCCAGGCACCCAGGTGCTGCTGTTCGGCAAGCCCACGGCGCGCCCCCATCGCCGCATGGGGGTGGCCCTGGCCCGCGGCAGCAGTGTGGAGGCGGCCCGCCAAGGCGCGGACCGGGCCGCCAGCCAGGTGAACGTTGTGGCCGGCTGACCCTGGTGCAACGGGCTTGGGCCCCTTATGGTGCGCGCGACAGGAGCATCATGAGCCAGGCCCAACAGGTTCCCCCACACCACGAAGCCAGGGAACCAGGCCGCCTCACGGTGCTTGGCCAGCGGCGCCGCGGCGTTGGGACGCCAAAGGAGGGCACGCCTGGCCGTCGCCGCAGGCTGCCGCTGATTCCCTTCAGCGTGGGCCTCGCCTGTGGTGTGG is a genomic window of Cyanobium sp. NS01 containing:
- the dnaK gene encoding molecular chaperone DnaK; amino-acid sequence: MGKVVGIDLGTTNSCVAVMEGGKPTVIANAEGFRTTPSVVAYTKNQDQLVGQIAKRQAVMNPENTFYSVKRFIGRRVDEVNEESKEVSYGVEKAGSNVKVKCPVLNKQFAPEEVSAQVLRKLAEDAGKYLGETVTQAVITVPAYFNDSQRQATKDAGKIAGLEVLRIINEPTAAALAYGLDKKSNERILVFDLGGGTFDVSVLEVGDGVFEVLSTSGDTHLGGDDFDKVIVDYLASSFKSNEGIDLRQDKQALQRLTEAAEKAKIELSSATQSEINLPFITATPEGPKHLDLTLTRAKFEELASKLIDRCRVPVEQALKDAKLSSSELDEVVMVGGSTRIPAVLELVKRVTGKAPNQTVNPDEVVAVGAAIQGGVLAGEVKDILLLDVTPLSLGVETLGGVMTKMITRNTTVPTKKSEVYSTAVDGQTNVEIHVLQGEREMASDNKSLGTFRLDGIPPAPRGVPQIEVTFDIDANGILSVTAKDKGSGKEQSISITGASTLSDNEVEKMVKDAESNAAADKEKRERIDLKNQAETLVYQAEKQLGELGDKVGAEDKSKVETSSAKLKEALEKEDFDTIKSELEVLQQALYAAGAAVYQQAAGAEAAAAGANGNGTSADAAAGAGAGASSDDVIDAEFTESK
- a CDS encoding shikimate dehydrogenase, producing MAPPISASTALVGVLGDPVRHSLSPAMHNAALAALGLDWIYLALPTPAESLAAVVGALEALDCRGLNVTLPHKQAVAPLCAELSPLAARVGAVNTLVRRSQGGWLGTNTDVEGFLAPLRQAGSWQGSGALVLGCGGSARAVVAGLVELGCASIQVVGRRAAGRQALLEACRSWAPQLGGSSWEELPALLPASQLVVNTTPVGMASPGQPAAALACPLEAAALAGLGSGCWVYDLIYTPRPSALLRAAAERGCHGIDGLEMLVQQGAEALRLWSGREAVPVEAMRAAAERALARTP
- a CDS encoding Tic20 family protein gives rise to the protein MQGAPLWQRLLAALAYLLPWADALPFGRSLFAMFPLLQWLAAPALPVALLQQAVPFGGFLVFLVLFLAVVRNQRVPYLIRFSVLQAILIDIVLVLVSLVFSILLAPLGAGFALRTLSNTVFLGALVLVAFGIVQSLRGEEADLPAVSAAVRMQLY
- the rpsF gene encoding 30S ribosomal protein S6; the protein is MTQPYYETMYILRPDIPEEEVESHITKYRDLVVEAGAEVLDCQMRGKRRLAYTINKHREGVYVQLNHNGDGQQVALLERAMRLSEDVIRYLTVKQDGPMPAPRVAPGAASEGSPQPVSA
- a CDS encoding argininosuccinate synthase is translated as MGRAKKAVLAYSGGVDTSVCIPYLMKEWGVEEVITFAADLGQGDELEPIRRKALAAGAAQSLVGDLIEPFIREFAFPAIRANALYEGRYPLSTALARPLIARRLVEIARELGADAVAHGCTGKGNDQVRFDVAIGALAPDLKVLTPAREWGMSREQTIAYGERCGIPSPVSKGSPYSIDLNLLGRSIEAGPLEDPAVEPPEEVFSMTRSVQDAPAEPQTITVDFEHGDAVAIDGERLDPVSLIRRANALAGLHGFGRLDIMENRVVGIKSREIYETPGLLLLIRAHQELESLTLAADVLRTKRQLEQQWADLVYQGLWFGPLKDALDGFFERTQRGVNGSVRVRLHKGNAIVVGRSSANDSLYVPDMATYGAEDLFDHRAAEGFIYVWGLPTRLWAARHRTSP
- a CDS encoding DUF3134 domain-containing protein, whose translation is MSTLSPSSLSRLDSINPSLTRYGRQELAPVLPLRDEPDLLSWLESSGRLVADEETASTDVSTVEEEELSALMGEKEEYNQADEQQDEAWED
- the mraY gene encoding phospho-N-acetylmuramoyl-pentapeptide-transferase produces the protein MTPTAPPRSGSSQRAAVLLGLLLLAACLASDRFIANSMLTAPLLLAALVAALVTAWGVPRLKRLKMGQVIREDGPQAHLTKAGTPTMGGLLVVPVGVIVGGLISPADPRLLAVAAITLAYMAIGAVDDWRSLTRRTNTGLKPRGKLLLQAGAAVLFLLWTWQGQWLGGPEPISVALPLGWLLPLGLLIWPLGLFVFLAESNATNLTDGLDGLAAGCGAVVFTGLGLQLMLRGHEGDPALAAFCVAMAGCWLGFLAHNRHPARLFMGDTGSLAMGAALSAVALLSNSLWPLLLMGGVFLAESLSVIAQVWVFKATKRADGQGRRLLRMAPLHHHFELGGLGEEQVVIRFWGASLLLVVLGLVLLP
- a CDS encoding cytochrome B6 — translated: MGSLIGFSTAADTADGLVFGWDITTFQNGALLYLGLSSLAFVVVWVLGYLRSR
- the purT gene encoding formate-dependent phosphoribosylglycinamide formyltransferase encodes the protein MTSSFPRTVLLLGSGELGKEVAIAAQRLGCRVVAVDRYPGAPAMQVADHAEVVAMTDADALRRVVRAHRPDLVIPEIEALAVDALAELEAEGITVIPTARATAMTMNRDRIRDLAATQLGLRTARFAYAESAEELAAAAEPLGWPVVVKPVMSSSGKGQSVVREPEQIAAAWDAAQAGARGTGTRVIVEEFLHFELEITLLTVKQWQGPTLFCPPIGHIQERGDYQCSWQPAAIGAGALAQATAMAQRVTDNLGGAGLFGVEFFLCRRADGNGNAELEVVFSELSPRPHDTGLVTLIGQNLSEFELHLRAVLGLPIPAIESLGPAASRVILADRDLEAVAYTGVAQALVEPGTQVLLFGKPTARPHRRMGVALARGSSVEAARQGADRAASQVNVVAG